A genomic stretch from Aminobacter aminovorans includes:
- a CDS encoding error-prone DNA polymerase, producing the protein MNMVVAANYAEFGIQSNFSFLRGASAPEELVIAAKFLGLSAIGLADCNTVAGVVRAWKMAQTEEMAYHPGCRLVFADGTPDMLAYPRDRKGWGHLCRMLTQANIRDESEKGAPLLYRKDLLEWGDLLSLAILPDVTAATEDDVTLLRSLKERFGTSLWLAVAPNFDGNDRFRIEQAVTMAAMAGVPLMATNDALYHAPSQRALQDVLTAIRLSVPVAEAGFELKANAERHLKAPVDMARLFRNHPEALAETLRFAESLHFSLKELQYNYPDEPTESGLEPQAELERLTCEGAKERYPDGVPEKVQGIIRHELGIVEKLNYARYFLTVHDIVQFARSRGILCQGRGSAANSVICFCIGITDVGPDIVDVLFERFISEERGEPPDIDVDFEHERRNEVIEFIYQKYSAKRTALAASVVTYRGRSALREVAKAMGLSDDIRGALSGSIWGWYSSVLGETETTAGGLDKADPVTRHVIEHANGIMGFPRHLSQHVGGFVITRDRLDEIVPIVKTAMDERKMVEWDKDDLDAVGILKVDVLALGMLTCLRKAFNLLEAHYDERDRHGRPYTLATLPPGDQRVYDMICRADTLGVFQIESRAQMSMLPRLRPRKFYDLVIEVAIVRPGPIQGDMVHPYLRRRQGKEKVAFPKEELEDILGKTLGVPLFQEQAMKIAIVAGGFTPGEADQLRRAMATFKRTGTIGNYRDKMISGMVKKGYERDFAERCFKQIEGFGEYGFPESHAAAFALLVYASCWFKAYYPDVFCAAILNAQPMGFYRPAQLVRDAQDHGVEIRQVDVNHSVWDCTLERSGFDPKRIQQRHAEMRDVIRTSHAVRLGFRQIKGLSDKKMQAFVERRGKGYVSVRDVWLRSGLDVGEIELLAQADAFRSIDIDRRAALWAVRALDGKSAAEMLPLFDRPDVQLVNNEPETHLPSMPLGEHVIHDYRSLGLSLKAHPVAFLRHHLDRAGITPNARLGSVPDGRRVSVAGLVLVRQRPGKGNAIFLTLEDEHSIANVIVWARVFERFRPVIMGSKFIRVTGKLQAESGVIHIVADKMEDLTHWLAAMSEELQASTDAQVVPALANGARQSAAEKAAKDPRVTQSYERLARKASSVMPKGRNFQ; encoded by the coding sequence ATGAACATGGTCGTTGCTGCCAACTATGCCGAATTCGGCATCCAGTCGAATTTCTCGTTCCTGCGGGGGGCTTCCGCGCCGGAAGAGCTGGTGATCGCGGCGAAGTTTCTGGGGCTTTCGGCCATCGGCCTTGCCGACTGCAACACGGTGGCGGGTGTCGTCCGCGCATGGAAGATGGCTCAGACGGAGGAGATGGCCTACCACCCGGGATGTCGGCTGGTTTTCGCCGACGGCACGCCCGACATGCTTGCCTACCCCAGGGATCGCAAGGGTTGGGGGCATCTGTGCCGCATGCTTACCCAGGCCAATATACGGGATGAGAGCGAAAAGGGCGCACCGCTTCTCTACCGGAAGGATCTTTTGGAGTGGGGCGACCTGCTGTCGCTCGCCATCCTGCCCGACGTGACGGCTGCCACGGAAGATGACGTCACGCTTCTGCGCAGTCTCAAGGAGCGGTTCGGCACCTCCTTGTGGCTGGCGGTCGCGCCGAATTTTGACGGCAACGACCGCTTCAGGATCGAGCAGGCCGTGACCATGGCCGCGATGGCAGGCGTGCCGCTGATGGCGACCAATGATGCGCTCTACCATGCCCCGAGCCAGCGCGCGCTTCAGGACGTGCTGACTGCGATCCGCCTCAGTGTGCCTGTTGCCGAGGCTGGCTTCGAGCTCAAGGCGAACGCCGAACGCCACCTCAAGGCGCCGGTCGATATGGCGAGGCTTTTTCGCAACCACCCGGAGGCCCTGGCCGAGACGCTGCGCTTTGCCGAAAGCCTGCATTTCTCGCTGAAGGAGCTCCAATACAATTATCCCGACGAACCGACGGAATCGGGTCTCGAACCGCAGGCGGAATTGGAAAGGCTGACCTGCGAAGGGGCAAAAGAGCGCTACCCCGACGGGGTTCCGGAGAAGGTTCAGGGGATCATCAGGCATGAGCTCGGCATCGTCGAAAAGCTCAATTACGCCCGCTACTTCCTCACCGTCCACGACATAGTCCAGTTCGCGCGTTCGAGGGGCATCCTCTGCCAGGGGCGCGGGTCTGCCGCCAATTCGGTCATCTGCTTCTGTATCGGCATCACCGATGTCGGACCCGACATCGTCGATGTGCTTTTCGAGCGCTTCATCTCGGAGGAGCGTGGCGAGCCGCCGGATATCGACGTCGACTTCGAGCACGAGCGACGCAACGAGGTCATCGAGTTTATCTACCAAAAATACAGCGCCAAGCGCACGGCGCTGGCGGCTTCCGTCGTCACCTATCGCGGTCGCTCGGCCCTGCGCGAGGTCGCCAAGGCGATGGGTCTGTCGGACGATATCAGGGGCGCCTTGTCGGGCTCGATCTGGGGTTGGTATTCCTCCGTGCTTGGCGAGACGGAAACGACCGCGGGCGGCCTCGACAAGGCAGATCCTGTGACCCGGCATGTGATCGAGCATGCCAACGGGATCATGGGTTTTCCACGCCATCTGTCCCAGCATGTCGGCGGCTTCGTCATCACCCGCGACCGGCTCGACGAGATCGTGCCGATCGTCAAGACGGCGATGGACGAGCGCAAGATGGTCGAATGGGACAAGGACGATCTTGATGCTGTCGGCATATTGAAAGTCGATGTGCTGGCGCTCGGCATGCTGACCTGCCTGCGCAAGGCCTTCAACCTGCTCGAGGCACATTATGACGAGCGTGACCGCCATGGCCGGCCCTACACGCTGGCGACGCTGCCACCGGGGGATCAAAGGGTCTACGACATGATCTGCCGGGCCGACACGCTCGGCGTCTTCCAGATCGAGAGCCGGGCGCAGATGTCGATGCTGCCGCGGCTCCGGCCACGCAAGTTCTACGATCTTGTCATCGAGGTGGCGATCGTCCGCCCCGGTCCGATCCAGGGCGACATGGTGCACCCCTATCTCAGGCGGAGGCAAGGAAAGGAGAAGGTAGCCTTTCCGAAGGAAGAACTCGAAGACATCCTGGGCAAGACACTGGGCGTGCCTTTGTTCCAGGAGCAGGCAATGAAAATCGCCATCGTAGCCGGCGGCTTCACGCCCGGCGAGGCCGACCAACTCAGGCGCGCCATGGCGACTTTCAAGCGCACCGGCACGATCGGCAATTACCGCGATAAGATGATCAGCGGCATGGTCAAGAAAGGTTACGAGCGCGACTTCGCCGAGCGTTGCTTCAAGCAGATCGAGGGTTTTGGCGAGTACGGTTTCCCCGAGAGCCATGCTGCGGCCTTCGCGCTGCTCGTCTACGCCTCCTGCTGGTTCAAGGCCTACTATCCCGACGTGTTCTGTGCGGCGATCCTGAACGCGCAGCCGATGGGATTCTATCGGCCGGCGCAGTTGGTGCGCGATGCGCAGGATCACGGCGTCGAAATCCGCCAGGTCGATGTCAATCACTCCGTCTGGGACTGCACGCTCGAGCGTTCGGGCTTCGATCCAAAGCGCATTCAGCAACGCCATGCCGAAATGCGGGATGTCATCAGGACCAGCCACGCCGTCCGACTCGGCTTCCGTCAGATCAAGGGGCTTTCCGACAAGAAGATGCAGGCATTTGTCGAACGGCGCGGCAAGGGCTATGTCTCGGTGCGCGATGTCTGGCTGCGCTCGGGGCTCGATGTCGGCGAGATCGAATTGCTCGCCCAGGCTGATGCCTTCCGTTCGATCGATATCGACAGGCGTGCCGCCCTCTGGGCGGTGCGTGCGCTCGATGGCAAAAGTGCCGCCGAGATGCTGCCGCTGTTCGACCGTCCCGATGTCCAGCTGGTCAACAACGAACCTGAGACGCATTTGCCGTCGATGCCGCTCGGCGAACACGTTATCCATGACTACCGTTCGCTCGGCCTGTCGTTGAAGGCGCATCCGGTGGCCTTCCTCAGGCATCACCTCGACCGCGCCGGCATCACACCCAATGCCCGGCTCGGCAGCGTGCCCGACGGGCGGCGTGTGTCCGTTGCAGGGCTGGTTCTGGTCCGCCAGCGACCGGGCAAAGGCAATGCCATCTTCCTCACACTGGAGGACGAGCATTCGATCGCCAATGTCATCGTCTGGGCGCGGGTCTTCGAGCGTTTCCGACCTGTCATCATGGGGTCGAAGTTCATCCGCGTCACCGGCAAGCTCCAGGCGGAATCAGGCGTGATCCACATCGTCGCCGACAAGATGGAGGACCTGACGCATTGGCTGGCAGCGATGTCGGAAGAGCTGCAGGCGTCAACCGATGCTCAGGTCGTGCCCGCCCTGGCTAATGGAGCGCGGCAAAGCGCTGCGGAGAAAGCAGCAAAAGATCCGCGTGTTACCCAGAGCTATGAAAGGCTCGCCCGCAAGGCCAGCAGCGTCATGCCCAAGGGGCGCAATTTTCAATGA
- a CDS encoding Trm112 family protein, which yields MVETNKRDIDVKLLELLACPLTKGPLRWDAERGELVSRLARLAYPVRDGIPVMLPSEARQIADTEVAPKNASATD from the coding sequence ATGGTCGAGACCAACAAACGCGACATCGACGTCAAGCTGCTCGAACTTTTGGCCTGCCCGCTGACCAAGGGACCGCTGAGGTGGGATGCCGAACGCGGCGAGCTTGTCTCCAGGCTCGCCCGCCTCGCCTACCCGGTCCGTGACGGCATTCCAGTCATGCTGCCATCCGAGGCACGGCAGATTGCCGACACCGAGGTCGCGCCCAAGAACGCCTCAGCGACAGACTAG
- a CDS encoding LON peptidase substrate-binding domain-containing protein: MQAGNAHYRLDSDLPTTLAVFPLTAALLLPGGRMPLNIFEPRYLQMIDDAMAGSRLIGMIQPSLDGNLRPDGEPALCPVGCIGRITSLAETGDGRYLISLQGVCRFRVAQELAVKTPFRQCRITSFAADLGEDKAGAEVDRPALLKAFRTYLQANELEADWESVSRADNAILVNALSMMAPYGAAEKQALLEAPDLKTRAETLIAITEMALARENEDFGSSLQ, translated from the coding sequence ATGCAGGCAGGAAACGCCCATTACCGGCTCGACAGCGATCTGCCGACAACGCTGGCGGTGTTCCCGCTGACGGCTGCCTTGTTGTTGCCGGGCGGGCGGATGCCGCTCAACATCTTCGAGCCGCGCTACCTCCAGATGATCGACGATGCGATGGCCGGTTCGCGGCTGATCGGCATGATCCAGCCCTCGCTCGACGGCAATCTGCGTCCGGACGGCGAACCGGCGCTCTGCCCGGTCGGCTGCATCGGCCGTATCACTTCGCTCGCCGAGACGGGAGACGGGCGCTACCTCATTTCGCTGCAAGGCGTCTGCCGTTTCCGCGTCGCCCAGGAGCTGGCCGTCAAGACGCCTTTCCGGCAGTGCAGGATCACCTCGTTTGCTGCGGATCTCGGCGAGGACAAGGCCGGCGCGGAAGTCGACCGGCCCGCACTGCTCAAGGCCTTTCGCACCTACCTCCAGGCCAACGAACTCGAGGCCGATTGGGAGAGCGTCAGCCGTGCCGACAACGCCATACTGGTCAACGCGCTGTCGATGATGGCGCCCTATGGCGCCGCCGAAAAACAGGCACTGCTCGAAGCCCCCGATCTCAAGACCCGCGCCGAGACGCTGATTGCGATCACCGAAATGGCACTTGCCCGCGAAAACGAAGATTTCGGATCGAGCCTGCAATAG
- the trxA gene encoding thioredoxin, whose product MSNESNPFGGMSGQYATNVQFGAEPANAAAPAADLIKDTTTAAFSADVIQESRKQPVLVDFWAPWCGPCKQLTPVIERVVQAAGGRVKLVKMNIDDHPAIAGQLGIQSIPAVIAFKNGQPVDGFMGAVPESQIRDFIDKIAGKDGGQPQIAEALAAAAEARDAGDLQTAVQIYDAVLEQVPDNIDAIAALADILFEAGDVEGANEVLARAPDDKKAAAALVSVRAKIALAEEAAALGDSAELDRRLAQNPGDHQARFDLAMIQNAKGQRTEAADNLLAIVKADRTWNDDGARAQLLKLFEAWGFTDEVTLATRRKLSSLLFS is encoded by the coding sequence ATGAGCAACGAAAGCAATCCCTTCGGCGGCATGAGCGGCCAGTACGCCACCAACGTGCAATTTGGCGCGGAACCCGCCAATGCGGCTGCGCCCGCGGCCGATCTCATCAAGGACACGACGACCGCCGCCTTCAGCGCCGACGTGATCCAGGAATCGCGCAAGCAGCCGGTGCTGGTCGACTTCTGGGCGCCGTGGTGCGGCCCGTGCAAACAGCTGACCCCTGTTATCGAGCGTGTCGTTCAGGCCGCCGGCGGCCGGGTGAAGCTGGTCAAGATGAACATCGACGACCATCCGGCGATTGCCGGTCAGCTCGGCATCCAGTCGATTCCCGCCGTCATCGCCTTCAAGAACGGCCAGCCGGTCGACGGCTTTATGGGGGCGGTGCCCGAGAGCCAGATCCGCGACTTCATCGACAAGATCGCCGGCAAGGATGGCGGCCAGCCGCAGATCGCCGAGGCGCTTGCAGCCGCGGCCGAGGCACGCGACGCCGGCGACCTGCAGACGGCGGTGCAGATCTACGATGCCGTGCTTGAACAGGTACCCGACAACATCGACGCCATCGCAGCGCTTGCCGACATTCTGTTCGAAGCAGGCGACGTCGAAGGCGCAAACGAGGTTCTGGCACGCGCGCCGGACGACAAGAAGGCAGCCGCAGCGCTTGTTTCGGTCCGCGCCAAGATCGCACTCGCCGAAGAAGCGGCAGCGCTCGGCGATTCCGCCGAGCTCGATCGCCGGCTGGCGCAGAACCCAGGCGATCACCAGGCGCGTTTCGATCTCGCCATGATCCAGAACGCCAAGGGCCAGCGCACCGAGGCGGCCGACAACCTGCTTGCCATCGTCAAGGCGGACCGAACTTGGAACGATGACGGCGCCAGGGCGCAATTGCTCAAACTGTTCGAGGCCTGGGGCTTCACCGACGAAGTGACGCTGGCCACAAGGCGCAAGCTGTCGTCGCTGTTGTTTTCGTGA
- a CDS encoding prolyl-tRNA synthetase associated domain-containing protein, with the protein MTASTKPKTRTELLAYLAELGISVTTHDHPPLYTVADSQALRGAISGGHTKNLFLKDKKDNFFLVTVDEEASVDLKQIHQLIGASSRVSFGKPEALMELLGVAPGAVTVFGLINDTSARVKLVLDSALMENAVINAHPLTNEATTSIAHADLLRFVEATGHDAVILKVSD; encoded by the coding sequence ATGACCGCCTCGACGAAACCCAAGACCCGCACCGAATTGCTCGCCTACCTGGCCGAGCTCGGCATTTCCGTGACCACCCACGATCATCCGCCGCTCTACACCGTCGCCGATTCGCAGGCGCTGCGCGGCGCCATATCAGGCGGCCACACCAAGAACCTGTTCCTCAAGGACAAGAAGGACAACTTCTTTCTGGTGACTGTGGACGAGGAGGCAAGCGTCGACCTCAAGCAGATCCACCAGTTGATCGGTGCCTCAAGCCGGGTCTCGTTCGGCAAGCCGGAGGCACTCATGGAACTGCTCGGTGTCGCGCCTGGGGCTGTCACCGTCTTCGGGCTGATCAACGACACCTCCGCCAGGGTGAAACTGGTGCTCGACAGCGCGCTTATGGAAAACGCCGTCATCAACGCCCACCCGCTGACCAACGAAGCCACGACCTCGATTGCCCATGCCGACCTGCTGCGATTCGTCGAGGCAACCGGCCATGATGCTGTTATCTTGAAAGTCTCCGACTGA